A region from the Candidatus Margulisiibacteriota bacterium genome encodes:
- a CDS encoding glycosyltransferase family 1 protein translates to MNGTIIYICRVFNKTRWGGTETVIINSAKELLKSGYQVKIFTTKALSDQAEESIEGIKIYRFSFSLPWFGLSEESKAALLRKGGNLLSLSMLWALLREKNVVLIHSHVPKRIGAIGRFVAKLKGIPFVVTLHGGLFNVPQEQYQMMQKPYQGKLEWGRIFGWLLGSNKVMKDADAIICVGIDEYRSAQIAYPKKRVVYLPNGVDVNYFKEGSGEAFRNAYNIRQEEKLLLCVSRIDFQKNQLFLINAMAEIIKKNPTAKLVLIGSVSVEDYYEEIKNRITKLHLEANVLVIPGFTSNDHMLRSAYHACNYFVLPTLHEPFGIVILEAWAAGKPVVTSGIGGILGFTEDTGDCLHFDPQVQEDFLDKIQQLIDDQEFANFLARNGYKKVSANFDWSVVCEELLRVYEEVISKQALRRN, encoded by the coding sequence ATGAACGGTACGATTATTTATATCTGCAGGGTTTTCAATAAGACACGCTGGGGTGGAACCGAAACCGTTATTATCAACAGCGCCAAGGAGCTCCTCAAATCCGGTTACCAAGTCAAGATTTTTACGACCAAAGCTTTATCCGACCAGGCTGAAGAAAGCATTGAGGGAATAAAAATATATCGATTCAGCTTCTCGCTTCCATGGTTTGGGCTGTCGGAGGAAAGTAAAGCAGCTTTACTCAGAAAAGGTGGAAATCTTCTTTCTCTTTCCATGCTCTGGGCATTACTAAGGGAGAAGAATGTAGTTCTCATCCATAGCCATGTGCCCAAACGTATAGGTGCTATTGGGAGGTTCGTTGCGAAGCTCAAAGGTATCCCGTTCGTTGTAACCCTGCATGGCGGTCTGTTCAATGTGCCGCAGGAACAGTATCAAATGATGCAGAAACCCTATCAGGGGAAATTGGAATGGGGTCGTATTTTCGGATGGCTGCTGGGTTCTAATAAAGTCATGAAAGATGCCGATGCGATTATCTGTGTTGGCATTGATGAATATCGTTCTGCACAAATAGCCTACCCAAAAAAGCGGGTTGTCTATTTGCCGAATGGCGTTGACGTGAACTATTTCAAAGAAGGCTCCGGCGAAGCTTTTCGTAATGCGTATAACATCCGGCAGGAAGAAAAACTTTTGTTATGCGTTTCTCGTATAGATTTTCAAAAGAACCAATTGTTTCTTATTAATGCTATGGCAGAAATAATAAAAAAGAATCCTACGGCTAAGCTTGTACTTATAGGATCAGTTTCGGTAGAGGATTATTATGAGGAGATAAAAAATAGGATTACCAAGCTTCACTTGGAAGCTAACGTGCTGGTAATTCCCGGATTTACTTCGAATGATCATATGTTGAGGAGTGCGTATCATGCTTGCAACTATTTTGTACTTCCAACATTGCATGAACCGTTTGGAATTGTTATCCTGGAAGCGTGGGCAGCCGGCAAACCGGTTGTTACCTCAGGCATTGGTGGTATTCTTGGGTTTACCGAAGATACAGGAGATTGCTTGCATTTTGATCCCCAGGTTCAAGAAGATTTTCTGGATAAAATACAACAGCTTATCGACGACCAGGAATTTGCAAATTTCCTTGCCCGAAATGGCTACAAAAAAGTATCTGCTAATTTTGACTGGTCTGTTGTTTGCGAGGAACTTCTTCGGGTGTACGAAGAGGTAATAAGTAAACAAGCCCTTCGCCGAAATTAA
- the tmk gene encoding dTMP kinase: MQEHPYAGKLIVVEGIDGSGKSTQLKILYNFLKSKSYPVILTEWNSSKLVSKVIKKGKKKEQLGPETFSLLHATDFADRLEGTIIPALKAGLIVLADRYAYTAFARDIARNCNSRWVRNGYSFSIKPDAVFYFKVPVKLALDRISLTRTPKYYESGMDMKLSKDPLESFVLFQSKVLSEYEKMVKEFSFIPINATLPIHEQQKLLREDVMLILKKKAKACEKIPTRENLLPLKV; encoded by the coding sequence ATGCAAGAACATCCCTATGCAGGTAAACTGATCGTTGTTGAGGGTATTGATGGCTCCGGAAAATCTACGCAACTTAAGATACTATATAACTTTCTAAAATCAAAAAGCTATCCGGTTATTTTGACCGAATGGAATTCTTCGAAACTAGTTTCCAAAGTTATTAAAAAAGGCAAGAAAAAAGAGCAACTTGGGCCTGAAACTTTCAGCTTATTGCATGCAACCGATTTCGCCGATAGGCTGGAAGGCACGATAATTCCTGCGCTAAAGGCCGGATTGATTGTTCTTGCCGATAGATATGCATATACAGCATTTGCCAGGGATATCGCCAGGAATTGTAATTCGCGATGGGTGCGTAATGGTTATTCTTTCAGTATCAAGCCGGATGCGGTTTTTTACTTTAAAGTTCCAGTTAAATTGGCACTTGACCGGATCTCGCTTACCAGAACACCTAAGTATTATGAATCAGGAATGGACATGAAGCTGTCGAAGGACCCGCTGGAAAGTTTTGTTTTGTTCCAGTCCAAGGTGCTGTCAGAATACGAGAAAATGGTGAAAGAGTTTAGTTTTATACCGATCAATGCTACCTTACCGATACATGAGCAACAAAAGCTTTTGAGAGAAGATGTCATGTTAATTTTAAAAAAGAAAGCTAAAGCATGCGAAAAAATACCTACCCGGGAAAACTTATTGCCTTTGAAGGTGTAG
- the atpH gene encoding ATP synthase F1 subunit delta: protein MRKKFEIDIPALLLEAEKNKCVESFEEDLFSLYKLYKSNYEVREVLTDPKYSLEFKMDCLKDIYKDANSSDFFYNFVALLMDYNLFSRLYSIYHKFQKLVAEKYNLTILQIITAVPLSREKNEKIKIKLELLLNNKIILKNIVDARIYGGLILKIPPDKIVDVSIRKKLLDLNQHIHNF, encoded by the coding sequence TTGCGGAAGAAGTTTGAGATTGATATCCCTGCACTGCTTCTGGAAGCAGAAAAAAACAAATGTGTTGAGTCATTTGAAGAGGATTTATTTTCTCTCTATAAACTGTATAAAAGTAACTACGAGGTACGAGAAGTCCTGACTGATCCGAAATATAGTCTGGAATTCAAGATGGACTGCCTCAAAGATATATATAAGGATGCCAATTCTTCAGACTTTTTCTATAATTTTGTGGCACTTTTAATGGACTACAATCTCTTTTCCCGATTGTACTCTATCTATCATAAATTCCAAAAATTAGTAGCCGAAAAATACAATTTGACTATCCTGCAAATAATTACCGCGGTCCCACTCTCAAGAGAAAAGAATGAAAAAATCAAAATAAAGCTAGAATTATTGTTAAATAATAAAATAATATTAAAAAACATTGTTGATGCCCGTATTTATGGAGGACTTATATTAAAAATCCCCCCAGACAAAATAGTTGATGTGAGTATAAGAAAAAAATTGTTAGATCTTAATCAACATATTCATAACTTCTAA
- a CDS encoding carbon-nitrogen family hydrolase, which translates to MAYLARHESYQNGDRRKVFTMSKIIVAQLQFPISYSDIRLNIDTALGLAEKALASRHVDFLVLPEMWSTGFISKNQIIANIESTSYILGKFSQLAQYYKSYIISGSLPRLREHNLFNTSFVINDSGTIIGQYSKINLFPLMDELKIFTPGENVYTFETQHCRIGLAICFDLRFPEMFRLMQREGAQLIFLPAQFPVPRLNHWLTLTKARAIENQLFFVATNCVGQCGGYDFFGQSVVIDPWGEIISNSEERTGFTLTAIDLKEVRIVREKIPCVIS; encoded by the coding sequence ATGGCTTACCTGGCAAGACATGAAAGCTATCAAAACGGTGATAGAAGAAAGGTCTTTACTATGAGTAAGATAATAGTTGCCCAACTGCAATTTCCCATCAGTTATAGCGATATCCGGCTTAATATCGATACTGCACTGGGTCTGGCCGAAAAAGCGCTAGCCTCAAGGCATGTTGATTTTCTTGTTCTGCCGGAAATGTGGAGCACCGGCTTTATTTCGAAGAACCAGATCATCGCAAATATAGAAAGTACTTCTTATATATTAGGGAAATTCAGCCAACTTGCACAGTATTATAAGAGTTACATCATCAGCGGGTCTCTTCCCCGGCTCAGAGAACATAACCTTTTCAATACGTCCTTTGTTATTAACGATTCGGGAACGATTATCGGACAATACAGCAAAATTAATTTGTTTCCCTTAATGGATGAGCTCAAAATATTCACCCCTGGAGAGAATGTGTATACTTTTGAAACACAGCATTGCAGGATTGGTCTGGCGATCTGTTTTGATCTACGTTTTCCTGAGATGTTTCGATTAATGCAACGGGAAGGTGCGCAACTCATTTTTCTACCGGCTCAATTCCCGGTCCCGAGGCTCAATCATTGGTTGACCCTTACAAAAGCCAGGGCTATAGAGAACCAGCTCTTTTTTGTAGCGACGAACTGTGTCGGGCAGTGCGGGGGGTATGATTTCTTTGGGCAATCGGTAGTGATTGATCCTTGGGGCGAGATCATTTCAAACAGCGAAGAAAGGACAGGGTTCACGTTAACCGCTATTGATCTTAAAGAAGTCCGTATCGTTAGGGAAAAAATTCCCTGTGTCATCTCTTAG
- a CDS encoding uracil-DNA glycosylase — protein MNFFEEVWSTEERGANPLTLKAEYPQRRVTTYDELIDYLDFCVQCPLHKSRTNLVPGAGPSPSNLMLIGEGPGQQEDIQGVPFVGRAGQLLTSILLSVGIRREDIYITNIVKCRPPQNRNPEEKEVLACRTYLVNQLLVLKPKIIILVGSPALKAVLDKTISITKARGQWFFQKVPYMQEELAIMPVFHPSYLLRNASREVGGPKWLTWQDMKAIKTVIEERSLL, from the coding sequence ATGAATTTTTTTGAGGAAGTATGGAGTACCGAAGAGCGAGGCGCTAACCCCTTAACTCTAAAAGCGGAGTATCCGCAGCGAAGAGTTACAACCTATGATGAATTAATCGATTACCTGGATTTTTGCGTACAATGTCCGTTGCATAAGAGCAGGACAAACCTTGTTCCGGGGGCTGGTCCCAGCCCGAGCAATTTAATGTTAATCGGAGAAGGTCCTGGTCAGCAGGAAGATATTCAGGGCGTGCCTTTTGTCGGAAGGGCAGGCCAATTGTTAACCAGCATTTTGCTCTCTGTTGGTATTAGGCGGGAAGATATCTATATCACTAATATTGTTAAATGCCGTCCGCCCCAGAATCGAAATCCCGAAGAAAAAGAAGTGCTTGCGTGTCGGACATATCTAGTAAATCAACTACTTGTGCTGAAGCCAAAAATAATTATTCTCGTGGGTTCTCCTGCTCTAAAAGCTGTACTCGATAAGACGATTTCAATTACCAAGGCACGAGGGCAATGGTTTTTTCAAAAAGTACCTTATATGCAAGAAGAGCTTGCAATCATGCCGGTTTTTCACCCTTCATATCTTTTGCGCAATGCCAGTCGAGAAGTTGGAGGCCCGAAATGGCTTACCTGGCAAGACATGAAAGCTATCAAAACGGTGATAGAAGAAAGGTCTTTACTATGA
- the atpB gene encoding ATP synthase F0 subunit A, with the protein MGIHEAQEALFTVHFLGMTLAIIKPVLLMWFISAFIIVFFFLALKIKRARTIVEMLIAFCQDQFLSSFPHYTRFWLVFFLSLFLFVATNNLVGSIPLLESPSGNLNFTASLALGVFFLSVLIGIKIHGRKYLKQFVPNGVPKLLIPLMAPIEIVTYLFRPLSLALRLFANMFAGHMIIVVFFTLLSMVPIFVGKFVPLVLIVGIKLFELFVCLIQAFIFTYLSASYISDAMKIEH; encoded by the coding sequence ATGGGTATTCATGAAGCACAGGAAGCACTCTTCACTGTGCATTTTTTAGGAATGACCTTAGCAATTATAAAGCCTGTTTTATTAATGTGGTTCATTTCAGCTTTTATAATTGTTTTTTTCTTTTTAGCCCTTAAGATCAAAAGAGCCCGAACTATTGTAGAAATGCTCATAGCTTTCTGCCAGGACCAATTTCTGTCATCGTTCCCACATTACACTCGTTTCTGGCTGGTCTTCTTCTTGTCTCTGTTCCTTTTTGTAGCTACCAATAACCTCGTCGGCTCGATACCCCTGCTGGAATCGCCCAGCGGCAATCTTAACTTTACCGCGAGCCTTGCACTCGGCGTATTTTTTCTATCCGTTCTTATCGGGATTAAGATTCATGGCAGGAAGTACCTAAAACAATTCGTTCCAAACGGCGTCCCCAAATTATTGATACCACTGATGGCACCAATAGAAATTGTTACTTATTTATTTCGCCCGCTATCTTTAGCTCTCCGGCTATTTGCCAACATGTTTGCCGGACACATGATAATCGTCGTGTTCTTTACACTTCTTTCGATGGTGCCGATATTTGTAGGCAAGTTTGTACCGCTGGTACTCATCGTAGGAATTAAACTTTTTGAATTATTTGTTTGTTTAATACAAGCATTTATTTTTACCTATTTATCTGCATCGTATATTTCTGATGCTATGAAAATAGAACATTAA
- a CDS encoding F0F1 ATP synthase subunit beta, with protein MKENFGKVVRVVGPIIDVEFPSDCLPNIRSALEIREKISAKKDLYVLAEVAVQLEGNVVRAVSTTPTEGVKRGMKVLDKGADITMPVGECVLGRVFNVLGQPIDGGAPLDKDTVHWPLRRKPPEFEELEANNEMFETGIKVIDLIAPYIKGGKTGLFGGAGVGKTVIIMELIHNMATHHGGISVFAGIGERTREGNDLWLEMKESGVMEKTVMVFGQMGELPGARILAGLAALTQAEYFRDKTGKDVLFFLDNIFRFIQAGSEISTLLGRMPSAVGYQPTLEAELGRFEERIVSTKKGFITSVQAVYVPADDLTDPATVAIFSHLDSTTVLSRKLVEKGIYPAVDPLASTSRILDPSYVGLEHYQTAKRVQSILQRYEELKDIIAILGTSELSEEDKITVNRARKIQMFFSQPFAVAEFFTGMKGEHVPLKDTLDGFNKILAGNYDSYPEQCFYMVGGLDGVEKKYQEMKKQ; from the coding sequence ATGAAAGAAAATTTTGGGAAAGTGGTAAGAGTCGTCGGCCCAATTATCGATGTAGAATTTCCATCTGATTGCTTACCGAATATTCGAAGTGCTTTAGAAATCAGAGAAAAAATCTCTGCAAAAAAAGATCTCTATGTATTGGCTGAAGTTGCTGTACAGCTTGAAGGTAATGTTGTAAGAGCCGTATCTACAACACCTACCGAAGGCGTAAAAAGAGGGATGAAAGTGCTTGATAAAGGCGCTGATATCACAATGCCGGTTGGTGAATGCGTTCTTGGCCGCGTATTCAACGTGCTTGGGCAGCCTATTGATGGAGGGGCTCCACTCGATAAAGATACTGTTCACTGGCCTCTACGAAGAAAACCACCGGAATTCGAAGAATTAGAAGCTAATAACGAAATGTTCGAAACCGGGATTAAAGTTATCGACCTTATTGCGCCTTACATAAAAGGCGGAAAGACAGGATTATTTGGTGGTGCCGGAGTTGGAAAAACTGTTATTATTATGGAACTTATCCATAATATGGCTACACATCACGGCGGGATATCAGTATTTGCCGGTATCGGTGAACGCACCCGTGAAGGAAACGACCTCTGGCTAGAAATGAAAGAGTCCGGAGTTATGGAAAAAACCGTCATGGTATTCGGCCAAATGGGAGAACTTCCGGGAGCACGTATTCTCGCAGGACTTGCAGCACTTACTCAGGCGGAATACTTCCGAGATAAAACAGGAAAAGACGTTCTCTTCTTCCTGGACAATATTTTCAGATTTATCCAGGCTGGCTCAGAAATTTCGACATTACTAGGACGAATGCCTTCTGCTGTAGGGTATCAACCTACCCTTGAAGCAGAGCTTGGTCGCTTTGAAGAACGTATTGTATCAACAAAAAAAGGGTTTATTACCTCAGTGCAAGCTGTTTATGTGCCTGCAGATGACCTTACGGACCCTGCAACCGTGGCGATTTTCTCTCACCTTGATTCAACCACAGTACTATCACGTAAACTTGTTGAAAAAGGAATATACCCTGCGGTTGATCCACTTGCGTCAACTTCGCGAATCCTTGATCCGTCATATGTCGGATTGGAACATTATCAGACCGCAAAACGAGTACAATCAATCCTTCAGCGGTATGAAGAATTAAAAGACATTATAGCGATCCTCGGAACCAGTGAGTTAAGTGAAGAAGACAAGATTACAGTTAACCGCGCAAGAAAAATACAAATGTTTTTCTCTCAACCATTTGCTGTCGCAGAATTCTTTACCGGCATGAAGGGTGAACACGTGCCGCTAAAAGACACGCTCGATGGATTCAACAAGATCCTTGCCGGGAATTATGATAGCTATCCGGAACAGTGCTTCTATATGGTTGGAGGATTAGATGGCGTTGAGAAAAAATATCAAGAAATGAAAAAACAATGA
- a CDS encoding class I SAM-dependent methyltransferase: MGLTKTLAHALTDYKAASSLGSKLRTSRMQHLLPLIETVYAKNGSVAIIDIGGTKTFWNILPKEKLDSYNIKITVVNLAGSNCSADDNHFTFVDGDGCNLSGFDNNSFDIAHSNSVIEHVGDWKQMRKFAQEILRLAPITYIQTPFFWFPIEPHFMTPFFHWLPRPVRIALCLTFGLGHFNRALNIDEAVAKVDCIELLDYRLFQELFPKLSIKKEKVLFLTKSLIGISSGA; this comes from the coding sequence ATGGGATTAACAAAAACTTTAGCACATGCGTTGACTGACTATAAGGCTGCGAGCTCGCTCGGGTCCAAACTAAGGACCTCCCGAATGCAGCACCTATTACCTTTGATAGAAACCGTGTATGCGAAGAATGGGAGCGTAGCCATCATAGACATCGGGGGTACGAAGACCTTCTGGAATATTCTCCCAAAAGAAAAACTAGATAGCTACAACATAAAAATAACTGTAGTCAACTTAGCCGGTAGCAATTGTTCGGCAGATGATAACCATTTTACCTTTGTTGACGGGGATGGGTGTAACCTGTCCGGGTTTGATAACAACTCCTTTGATATCGCACACTCCAATTCCGTGATTGAGCATGTAGGCGACTGGAAGCAAATGAGAAAGTTTGCTCAGGAGATCCTCCGATTGGCACCTATAACCTATATCCAGACCCCATTTTTCTGGTTTCCAATAGAACCGCATTTTATGACTCCCTTTTTTCACTGGTTGCCCCGGCCGGTACGAATAGCATTATGTTTGACTTTCGGCCTAGGACATTTTAACAGGGCCTTGAATATCGATGAAGCTGTTGCGAAGGTTGATTGCATCGAGCTTCTCGATTATCGTCTTTTTCAAGAATTATTTCCTAAACTGTCCATAAAAAAAGAAAAAGTACTGTTCCTGACAAAATCTTTAATCGGCATAAGCAGTGGCGCGTAA
- a CDS encoding thymidylate kinase, with product MRKNTYPGKLIAFEGVDGSGKGVQINLLMDWLQVEGYGAVQTKRKNSKLIAQTIQNAKNNRSLSPITYSLIHAADTSDILAKNIIPALQAGFIVLINKYILTSFARDVVRGSEHYWVRQLYDFAMLPDITFYFKTTPERSLENLGSISNVDFYDAGMDIGFSPQLEKSFTMFQSQLTGQFELLHADFKFITINSFDPVQQQQQLIRKVVKGVLP from the coding sequence ATGCGAAAAAATACCTACCCGGGAAAACTTATTGCCTTTGAAGGTGTAGATGGCTCTGGTAAAGGCGTACAGATCAACTTGTTGATGGACTGGCTTCAAGTTGAAGGCTATGGTGCGGTTCAAACGAAACGCAAAAATTCCAAGCTTATTGCCCAAACGATTCAAAATGCCAAAAATAACCGTTCGCTCAGCCCGATTACCTATAGTCTTATTCACGCTGCCGATACCTCTGATATTCTCGCTAAGAATATTATTCCTGCACTTCAGGCCGGGTTTATCGTTCTTATTAATAAATATATTTTAACTTCATTTGCCAGAGATGTTGTCAGGGGCAGCGAACATTACTGGGTAAGGCAACTTTATGACTTTGCGATGTTACCTGACATAACCTTTTATTTCAAGACGACACCGGAGAGATCGCTAGAGAACCTAGGGAGTATCAGTAACGTAGATTTCTATGACGCCGGTATGGATATTGGGTTTTCACCTCAGCTAGAGAAAAGTTTTACCATGTTCCAGTCGCAACTAACCGGACAGTTCGAGCTGTTGCATGCCGATTTTAAGTTTATCACGATAAACTCCTTTGACCCGGTGCAGCAGCAACAACAGTTGATCCGAAAAGTCGTAAAGGGGGTCCTGCCATGA
- a CDS encoding F0F1 ATP synthase subunit alpha, with product MQFDTEKIKTILKKKVDSYESSSKVEEIGMVLQCGDGIARIGGLPNAMYGEMVEFPDNKYGIVFNLERDEILTIILCRHTEVKEGAWVKSTGQIISVPVGEALLGRVVNAMGQPIDGQGPIDEKTYRFREIEKIAPGVVDRSPVCDPLQTGYKIVDALIPIGRGQRELIIGDRQTGKTALAVDTIINQKGKNVICIYVAIGQKSSAILDVVNVLKKHDAMDYTVVINASAHEPAASQFIAPFAGTAMAEEFMYNHKKDVLIIYDDLTKHAQAYRMISLLLERPPGREAYPGDIFYLHSRLLERASKLNSELGGGSITALPIIETQQGDISSYIPTNVISITDGQIFLQKNLFHGGFRPAVNVGTSVSRVGGKAQIPLMRKISGSLRIELAQYRERESFSAFSSELDKETQMQLQKGKILTELLKQDKQKPMPVAEQILSIYSSVNGFLNDIPLEKIQKFETYMLEKARNKYPELLNKLFTENSFTPELINALKVAIEDIKNLYNQEINLAGLAISSEAH from the coding sequence ATGCAGTTCGATACAGAAAAAATCAAAACAATCTTAAAGAAAAAAGTGGATTCGTATGAGTCTTCTTCTAAGGTTGAAGAAATAGGCATGGTACTCCAATGCGGAGACGGTATTGCCAGAATTGGCGGACTACCGAATGCTATGTACGGGGAAATGGTAGAATTCCCTGACAATAAGTACGGCATAGTTTTCAACCTTGAACGGGATGAAATCCTAACAATTATTTTATGTAGGCACACCGAAGTTAAAGAAGGCGCCTGGGTAAAATCAACAGGCCAAATCATTAGCGTTCCGGTTGGAGAAGCGTTACTTGGAAGAGTCGTGAACGCAATGGGCCAGCCAATTGATGGACAAGGTCCAATCGACGAAAAAACTTACCGATTTCGTGAAATCGAAAAAATTGCACCTGGCGTAGTCGATCGATCACCAGTATGCGATCCGTTACAAACAGGGTACAAGATCGTCGATGCGTTAATTCCTATCGGAAGAGGTCAACGAGAATTAATAATCGGCGACAGACAAACAGGAAAAACCGCACTAGCCGTCGATACGATTATCAACCAAAAAGGTAAAAATGTTATCTGTATCTACGTTGCAATCGGACAAAAATCATCTGCCATTCTTGATGTAGTTAATGTATTAAAAAAACATGACGCAATGGATTACACCGTTGTTATAAACGCTTCAGCTCATGAACCGGCAGCAAGCCAGTTTATTGCACCATTTGCCGGTACGGCAATGGCTGAAGAGTTCATGTATAATCATAAAAAAGATGTACTTATCATTTATGATGACCTCACAAAACATGCTCAAGCATATCGAATGATTTCGCTTCTGCTTGAGAGGCCTCCGGGGCGCGAAGCATATCCGGGAGACATCTTCTACTTACATTCACGATTACTCGAACGGGCATCAAAACTGAACAGCGAGCTGGGTGGAGGATCAATAACCGCTTTACCAATCATCGAAACACAACAAGGAGATATATCCAGTTATATTCCAACCAATGTTATTTCTATTACTGACGGACAGATATTCCTTCAAAAAAATCTTTTCCATGGCGGATTCAGACCAGCAGTAAACGTTGGAACCTCGGTATCGCGAGTAGGTGGTAAAGCCCAAATACCGTTAATGAGAAAAATATCGGGTAGCCTTAGAATAGAACTCGCACAGTACCGTGAACGAGAATCGTTCAGTGCATTCAGTTCCGAACTCGATAAAGAAACACAGATGCAGCTGCAAAAAGGTAAAATATTAACCGAGCTCTTAAAGCAGGATAAACAGAAACCAATGCCTGTCGCAGAGCAAATACTTAGTATTTACTCATCTGTTAATGGTTTTTTGAACGATATTCCTCTTGAAAAGATACAGAAATTCGAAACCTACATGCTCGAAAAGGCACGAAATAAATATCCTGAGCTTCTTAATAAATTATTTACAGAAAACTCTTTTACGCCGGAATTAATTAATGCCTTAAAGGTCGCAATAGAAGATATAAAGAATCTCTATAATCAAGAGATTAACTTAGCCGGACTAGCAATTTCGAGTGAGGCCCACTAA
- a CDS encoding F0F1 ATP synthase subunit C, which yields MGNVALAYLSSGLAIGLAAIGAALGIGLIGAKSIESVTRQPEQLGTIRTLMFICIAFVESICLYGLLIAILLIFTAK from the coding sequence ATGGGTAATGTAGCATTAGCATATTTATCATCAGGTCTCGCAATTGGATTAGCAGCAATAGGTGCTGCGCTGGGAATAGGGTTAATCGGTGCAAAGTCTATCGAAAGTGTTACGAGGCAGCCAGAACAACTCGGCACAATCCGTACACTTATGTTCATTTGTATAGCATTCGTAGAATCTATCTGTTTATATGGACTATTAATCGCTATTCTTCTTATTTTTACCGCTAAATAA